One genomic region from Portunus trituberculatus isolate SZX2019 chromosome 5, ASM1759143v1, whole genome shotgun sequence encodes:
- the LOC123514036 gene encoding uncharacterized protein LOC123514036, whose translation MASQQHHGQLKWYNFKCGYGFITDLSTKTDVFVHFSGLKRSLQKRLPREGDMVHFTIHNGDKGPDARDVSRNGKSSKACASRSTPPRRSWDMEAKVTVGICTAKALAGSNVRRLQVLIPLLLKHNNLPGIRIPQQAFGASHTPKPPKSHQPLLHDVHPCREEPVEEPVEVDEEEDEIVDVEGSDSDQPPPDVEPPPNEEG comes from the coding sequence ATGGCAAGCCAGCAGCACCACGGCCAGCTGAAGTGGTACAACTTCAAGTGCGGCTACGGCTTCATCACCGACCTGAGTACAAAAACAGATGTTTTTGTACACTTCTCCGGCCTGAAGAGGTCTTTACAAAAACGTCTCCCTCGTGAAGGTGACATGGTTCACTTCACCATCCACAACGGAGACAAAGGACCAGACGCCCGAGATGTTTCGAGGAACGGCAAGAGCTCCAAGGCATGTGCTTCACGCTCCACACCACCTCGCAGGAGTTGGGATATGGAAGCTAAGGTAACAGTTGGCATTTGCACGGCAAAAGCCCTCGCTGGCAGCAATGTCCGTCGCTTGCAAGTCCTTATCCCACTCCTGCTGAAGCACAACAATCTACCTGGCATAAGGATACCACAACAAGCCTTCGGAGCCTCCCACACACCAAAACCGCCAAAAAGTCACCAGCCGCTTCTCCACGACGTTCACCCTTGTCGTGAAGAGCCAGTTGAAGAGCCAGTggaagtggatgaggaggaagacgagatcgTAGATGTGGAAGGCAGCGACTCGGACCAGCCACCTCCAGACGTCGAGCCCCCTCCAAATGAAGAAGGCTAG
- the LOC123514394 gene encoding uncharacterized protein LOC123514394: protein MASQQHHGQLKWYNFKCGYGFITDLSTKTDVFVHFSGLKRSLQKRLPREGDMVHFTIHNGDKGPEARDVSRNGKSSKACASRSTPPRRSWDMEAKVTAGICTAKALAGSNVRRLQVLIPLLLKHNNLPGIRIPQQAFGASHTPKPPKSHQPLLHDVHPCREEPVEEPVEEAPTVEEEEEDEIVDVEGSDSDQPPPDVEPPPNEEG, encoded by the coding sequence ATGGCAAGCCAGCAGCACCACGGCCAGCTGAAGTGGTACAACTTCAAGTGCGGCTACGGCTTCATCACCGACCTGAGTACAAAAACAGATGTTTTTGTACACTTCTCCGGCCTGAAGAGGTCTTTACAAAAACGTCTCCCTCGTGAAGGTGACATGGTTCACTTCACCATCCACAACGGAGACAAAGGACCAGAGGCCCGAGATGTTTCGAGGAACGGCAAGAGCTCCAAGGCATGTGCTTCACGCTCCACACCACCTCGCAGGAGTTGGGATATGGAAGCTAAGGTAACAGCTGGCATTTGCACGGCAAAAGCCCTCGCTGGCAGCAATGTCCGTCGCTTGCAAGTCCTTATCCCACTCCTGCTGAAGCACAACAATCTACCTGGCATAAGGATACCACAACAAGCCTTCGGAGCCTCCCACACACCAAAACCGCCAAAAAGTCACCAGCCGCTTCTCCACGACGTTCACCCTTGCCGTGAAGAGCCAGTTGAAGAGCCAGTGGAAGAGGCTCCGACcgtcgaggaagaggaggaagacgagatcgTAGATGTGGAAGGCAGCGACTCGGACCAGCCACCTCCAGACGTCGAGCCCCCTCCAAATGAAGAAGGCTAG